In Molothrus aeneus isolate 106 unplaced genomic scaffold, BPBGC_Maene_1.0 scaffold_34, whole genome shotgun sequence, a single window of DNA contains:
- the LOC136570489 gene encoding olfactory receptor 14J1-like produces MSNSSSIRHFLLLALADTRQLQLLHFCLLLGISLAALLGNGLIISAIACGHHLHTPMFFFLLNLALSDLGSICTTVPKAMHNSLWHTSTISYSACAAQVFLFAFFISAEFSLLTVMCYDRYVSICKPLHYGTLLGSRACAHMAAAAWASGFLNALLHTANTFSLPLCHGNALGQFFCDIPQILKLSCSKSYLRELKVSVFTVSIAFGCFVFMVFSYVQIFRAVLRIPSEQGRHKAFSTCLPHLAVVSLFLSTIMFAHLKPPSISSPSLDLAVSVLYSVVPPALNPLIYSLRNQELKAAVWTLITGQFQKH; encoded by the coding sequence atgtccaacagcagctccatcaggcacttcctcctgctggcattggcagacacgcggcagctgcagctcctgcacttctgcctcttgctgggcatctccttggctgccctcctgggcaatggcctcatcatcagcgccatagcctgcggccaccacctgcacacgcccatgttcttcttcctgctcaacctggccctcagcgacctgggctccatctgcaccactgtccccaaagccatgcacaattccctctggcacaccagcaccatctcctactcagcatgtgctgcacaggtgtttctgtttgcctttttcatttcagcagagttttccctcctgaccgtcatgtgctacgaccgctacgtgtccatctgcaaacccctgcactacgggaccctcctgggcagcagagcttgtgcccacatggcagcagctgcctgggccagtggctttctcaatgctctgctgcacacagccaatacattttccctgcccctgtgccatggcaatgccctgggacAGTTCTTCTGTGATATCCCCCAgatcctcaagctctcctgctccaaatcctACCTCAGGGAACTTAAGGTTTCTGTTTTCACTGTCTCTATAGCTTTTGGCTGTTTTGTGTTCATggttttctcctatgtgcagatcttcagggctgtgctgaggatcccctctgagcagggacggcacaaagccttttccacctgcctccctcacctggccgtGGTCTCCCTGTTCCTCAGCACCATCATGTTTGCTCACCTGAAGcccccctccatctcctccccatccctggatctggcAGTGTCAGTTCTGTACTCGGTGGTACCTCCGGCTCTGAACCCCCTCATttacagcctgaggaaccaggagctcaaggctgcagtgtggaCACTGATCACTGGACAATTTCAGAAGCATTAA